The Halogranum gelatinilyticum genome contains a region encoding:
- a CDS encoding glutaredoxin family protein yields MTFQPGSELSPEEVQERVDETIENNRVVLFMKGNRLMPQCGYSMKAVELISQYEEEFETVDVLPALDSYRSALEGHSGWETIPQTYVEGEFVGGSDILEELDERGELSETLAGN; encoded by the coding sequence ATGACCTTCCAACCCGGAAGCGAACTCAGTCCCGAAGAAGTCCAAGAGCGCGTCGACGAGACCATCGAGAACAACCGCGTCGTGCTGTTCATGAAGGGCAACCGCCTGATGCCGCAGTGTGGCTACTCGATGAAGGCAGTCGAACTCATCAGCCAGTACGAAGAGGAGTTCGAGACGGTCGACGTCCTCCCGGCACTCGACAGCTACCGCTCGGCACTGGAGGGCCACAGCGGCTGGGAGACCATCCCGCAGACCTACGTCGAGGGCGAGTTCGTCGGCGGCAGCGACATCCTCGAAGAACTCGACGAGCGGGGCGAACTGTCGGAGACGCTTGCCGGTAACTGA
- a CDS encoding Rpp14/Pop5 family protein: protein MKHLPKHMRPRWRYLAVGLETWPDADFSRGEFQRELWFAAQNLVGDAGSADADLTVLDFQFANGRGETIVRVRRGHVREARAAVACIDEISGDPVGLRVRGVSGTVRACEERYLGRRAGAFEERNVVFGDADRTALTRGRVFDVRLPSGFLGATQLDFE, encoded by the coding sequence ATGAAACATCTCCCGAAACATATGCGGCCGCGGTGGCGGTATCTCGCCGTCGGCCTGGAGACGTGGCCCGACGCCGACTTCTCGCGCGGCGAATTCCAGCGTGAGTTGTGGTTCGCCGCCCAGAACCTCGTCGGCGACGCCGGCAGTGCCGACGCCGACCTCACGGTTTTGGATTTCCAGTTCGCGAACGGCCGCGGCGAGACCATCGTCAGAGTCCGTCGCGGACACGTCCGCGAGGCCCGCGCGGCGGTGGCCTGTATCGACGAGATTTCGGGCGACCCCGTCGGCCTCAGAGTCCGGGGCGTTTCGGGGACGGTACGTGCCTGTGAAGAAAGGTATTTAGGACGCCGGGCCGGAGCTTTCGAGGAGAGAAACGTCGTGTTCGGGGACGCCGACCGCACGGCCCTCACGCGGGGCCGAGTCTTCGACGTGCGCCTTCCGTCGGGGTTCCTGGGCGCGACGCAACTCGATTTCGAGTGA
- a CDS encoding glucose 1-dehydrogenase encodes MKAIAVRDGETTPVVVDKPIPEPQAGEALVRTLRVGVDGTDHEVMSGGHGGFPEGEDHLVLGHEAVGVVEDPNGTDLREGEVVVPTVRRPPNGTNDYFERGEADMAPAGEYHERGIVGAHGFMAEYFTSPAEDLVRIPPSQAEIGFLVEPVSITEKAIELAEASRSTFTWDPESAMVLGNGSLGLLTLAMLDEDEDYERLYCLGRRDRPDPTVDIIEELGATYVDSRKTPVDEVPDVHEAIDFIYEATGFPKHVFQSVHALAPNGVAALLGVPSSWEFEVDGGSFHEEMVLHNKAMVGSVNSNVRHFEAASRTLTTLPEWFLDDLVTGVYGLDEFERAFEDGDTIIKTAVQFSEYEER; translated from the coding sequence ATGAAAGCGATCGCAGTTCGTGACGGAGAGACCACACCGGTGGTCGTCGACAAACCGATTCCGGAGCCACAGGCGGGCGAGGCACTCGTCCGGACGCTCCGCGTCGGCGTCGACGGCACCGACCACGAGGTCATGAGTGGCGGCCACGGCGGCTTCCCCGAGGGTGAAGACCATCTCGTGCTGGGCCACGAGGCCGTCGGCGTCGTCGAGGACCCGAACGGCACCGACCTCCGCGAGGGCGAGGTCGTCGTCCCGACCGTCCGGCGGCCGCCGAACGGCACCAACGACTACTTCGAACGCGGCGAGGCCGACATGGCCCCCGCGGGCGAGTACCACGAGCGCGGCATCGTCGGTGCCCACGGCTTCATGGCCGAGTATTTCACCAGCCCCGCGGAGGACCTCGTCCGTATCCCGCCGTCGCAGGCCGAGATCGGCTTCCTCGTCGAACCCGTCTCCATCACGGAGAAGGCCATCGAACTCGCGGAGGCCTCCCGGTCGACGTTCACCTGGGACCCCGAGTCGGCGATGGTCCTCGGCAACGGCAGCCTGGGGCTCCTGACGCTGGCCATGCTCGACGAGGACGAGGACTACGAGCGGCTCTACTGTCTCGGTCGCCGCGACCGACCGGACCCGACGGTCGACATCATCGAGGAGCTGGGTGCGACGTACGTCGACTCCCGAAAGACGCCGGTCGACGAGGTGCCGGACGTGCACGAAGCGATAGACTTCATCTACGAGGCGACGGGCTTCCCGAAGCACGTCTTCCAGTCGGTCCACGCGCTCGCACCCAACGGCGTCGCCGCGCTGCTCGGCGTCCCGAGTTCGTGGGAGTTCGAGGTCGACGGCGGCAGCTTCCACGAGGAGATGGTGCTGCACAACAAGGCGATGGTCGGCAGCGTCAACTCCAACGTCCGGCACTTCGAGGCCGCCTCGCGCACGCTGACGACACTGCCCGAGTGGTTCCTCGACGATCTCGTCACCGGCGTCTACGGTCTCGACGAGTTCGAACGGGCGTTCGAGGATGGGGACACCATTATAAAAACCGCCGTCCAATTCAGCGAATATGAAGAACGTTGA
- a CDS encoding class I SAM-dependent methyltransferase, which translates to MKKTIDEHAARFSDIAADYDETQSSDEYKACVSLVVEHADPDPDDVVLDLGTGTGAIALALAAKAKRVVGRDISDGMMEQARKKAAERGLTNVEFGEGRFREPNYDGEVDIVVSNFAMHHLSDAEKREAIQVIADLGPRRFVLGDVMFFGEPNPEDPFYSPEVDDPATVGTLADAFTDAGFALTAVERVHDQVGVLVGERAGEGDEVPGAE; encoded by the coding sequence ATGAAGAAGACGATTGACGAACACGCCGCCCGCTTCTCCGACATCGCCGCCGACTACGACGAGACCCAGTCGAGCGACGAGTACAAGGCCTGCGTCTCGCTCGTCGTCGAGCACGCCGACCCCGACCCCGACGACGTCGTGCTGGACCTCGGGACGGGCACGGGTGCGATCGCCCTGGCGCTCGCGGCCAAGGCCAAGCGCGTCGTCGGCCGCGATATCAGCGACGGCATGATGGAACAGGCCCGAAAGAAGGCGGCCGAGCGCGGCCTCACGAACGTCGAGTTCGGCGAAGGACGCTTCCGCGAGCCGAACTACGACGGCGAGGTCGACATCGTCGTCTCGAACTTCGCGATGCACCATCTCTCCGACGCGGAGAAGCGCGAGGCCATCCAGGTCATCGCCGATTTGGGGCCACGGAGATTCGTCCTCGGCGACGTGATGTTCTTCGGCGAGCCGAACCCCGAGGACCCCTTCTACAGCCCCGAGGTCGACGACCCGGCCACGGTGGGAACGCTCGCCGACGCCTTCACCGACGCCGGCTTCGCGCTGACGGCCGTCGAACGCGTCCACGACCAGGTCGGCGTCCTCGTCGGCGAGCGCGCCGGTGAGGGCGACGAGGTTCCGGGTGCGGAATGA
- a CDS encoding RNase P subunit p30 family protein produces the protein MYEAAHVYPDGESTASRVAHTAARHGYEGVVVRARDATPDYDALSSVDCDVVDGIEVVADDPDRASGGIGNYRPKTTLLLVRGGTDALNRFAVEQARVDVLTRPMSNDGDFNHVLAKAAKKNAVRVEFDFGPVLRLDGGHRVQAIRRLRKLRELVDYYDAPYVVSATPGSHLQLRAPRELVAVGETIGFSAEQVREGLAEWGRLAERNRRRTSESFISPGVERGRYEEDD, from the coding sequence ATGTACGAAGCGGCCCACGTCTACCCCGACGGTGAGAGCACGGCCTCGCGGGTCGCCCACACCGCCGCCCGCCACGGCTACGAGGGTGTCGTGGTCCGCGCACGCGACGCGACCCCCGACTACGACGCGCTCTCCTCTGTCGACTGCGACGTCGTCGACGGCATCGAGGTCGTCGCCGACGACCCCGACCGCGCCAGCGGCGGCATCGGCAACTACCGCCCCAAGACGACACTGCTGCTCGTCCGCGGCGGGACGGACGCGCTCAACCGCTTTGCGGTCGAACAGGCGCGCGTCGACGTGCTCACGCGGCCGATGTCGAACGACGGGGACTTCAACCACGTCCTCGCCAAGGCGGCCAAGAAGAACGCCGTCCGCGTCGAGTTCGACTTCGGCCCGGTGCTCCGCCTCGACGGCGGCCACCGGGTCCAGGCCATCCGCAGACTGCGCAAACTCCGCGAACTCGTCGACTACTACGACGCGCCCTATGTCGTCAGCGCGACGCCCGGCTCGCATCTCCAACTGCGCGCGCCCCGCGAACTCGTCGCGGTCGGCGAGACCATCGGTTTCTCGGCCGAGCAGGTTCGGGAGGGCTTGGCCGAGTGGGGTCGCCTCGCCGAGCGCAACCGACGCCGGACGTCCGAGTCGTTCATCTCCCCGGGGGTCGAACGAGGCAGATATGAAGAAGACGATTGA
- the gfcR gene encoding transcriptional regulator GfcR has product MKNVDDLIASAAELAERGLSKGEIADELNVSRETASWLVERSGAASEPATTPESAKPTGGPHDIHVDWSALGRDSVRLTYAGQAMADLLSKEGDEVDLTVGIEKAGVPLATVVSRELDTDLGAYAPRKHQWDEGDIEKLGGSFSRNFAQIRNRDCYIVDDTITSGTTMRETIEAVREEGGNPVACAVLVDKQGVDQVDGVPVYSLINVVRVGSEE; this is encoded by the coding sequence ATGAAGAACGTTGACGACCTCATCGCCAGCGCGGCCGAGTTGGCCGAGCGTGGCCTCTCGAAGGGTGAGATTGCGGACGAACTGAACGTCTCCCGTGAGACGGCCAGTTGGCTTGTCGAGCGCAGCGGTGCAGCGAGCGAACCGGCGACGACGCCCGAATCGGCGAAACCCACGGGCGGTCCCCACGACATCCACGTCGACTGGAGCGCGCTCGGCCGCGACAGCGTGCGGCTGACCTACGCCGGGCAGGCGATGGCCGATCTGCTCTCGAAGGAGGGCGACGAGGTCGACCTCACCGTCGGCATCGAGAAGGCGGGCGTCCCGCTGGCGACGGTCGTGTCGCGCGAACTCGACACCGACCTCGGCGCGTACGCGCCCCGCAAGCACCAGTGGGACGAGGGCGACATCGAGAAACTCGGCGGCAGCTTCTCGCGGAACTTCGCGCAGATCCGCAACCGCGACTGCTACATCGTCGACGACACCATCACGAGCGGGACGACGATGAGAGAGACCATCGAGGCGGTCCGCGAAGAGGGCGGCAACCCCGTCGCCTGCGCCGTCCTCGTCGACAAACAGGGTGTCGACCAGGTCGACGGCGTCCCGGTCTACTCGCTCATCAACGTCGTCCGCGTCGGCTCCGAGGAGTAA